Proteins encoded within one genomic window of Hermetia illucens chromosome 2, iHerIll2.2.curated.20191125, whole genome shotgun sequence:
- the LOC119647569 gene encoding kelch-like protein diablo isoform X1: MNSILSAFLQNKKPFARKFEGCREERYIHVRNLRGSKSRLGPTVVLIYVQTVQLTSAASKRIDAVWGWASAPLRLAANRMNDALLGDRPPSPARLSHTSEKHPKVTLAELNVLRRHRELCDVVLNVGGRKIFAHRVILSACSPYFRAMFTGELEESRQTEVTIRDIDENAMELLIDFCYTSHIVVEESNVQTLLPAACLLQLVEIQDICCEFLKRQLDPSNCLGIRAFADTHSCRELLRIADKFTQHNFQEVMESEEFLLLPVGQLVDIICSDELNVRSEEQVFNAVMSWLKYNVADRRQHLAQVLQHVRLPLLSPKFLVGTVGSDLLVRSDEACRDLVDEAKNYLLLPQERPLMQGPRTRPRKPTRRGEVLFAVGGWCSGDAIASVERFDPQTNDWKMVAPMSKRRCGVGVAVLNDLLYAVGGHDGQSYLNSIERYDPQTNQWSCDVAPTTSCRTSVGVAVLDGFLYAVGGQDGVQCLNHVERYDPKENKWSKVAPMTTRRLGVAVAVLGGYLYAIGGSDGQCPLNTVERYDPRQNKWCAVNPMSTRRKHLGCAVFNNYIYAVGGRDDCMELSSAERYNPHTNTWSPIVAMTSRRSGVGLAVVNGQLYAVGGFDGSAYLKTIEVYDPETNQWRLCGCMNYRRLGGGVGVMRAPQTENYMWIRKDSVV; encoded by the exons GAAGGATGCCGGGAAGAGCGCTATATCCACGTGAGGAACCTACGCGGGTCCAAATCTAGGCTTGGGCCAACCGTGGTTCTTATTTATGTGCAGACAGTTCAGCTCACGAGTGCCGCATCGAAGCGG ATAGACGCGGTGTGGGGCTGGGCGTCTGCCCCGCTGCGTTTGGCGGCAAATAGAATGAACGATGCATTGCTGGGGGATCGTCCTCCATCGCCGGCACGTCTATCACATACTTCGGAGAAACATCCGAAGGTGACGTTAGCTGAGCTCAATGTTTTACGCCGGCATCGTGAACTATGCGATGTTGTGCTGAACGTTGGAGGACGAAAAATATTTGCACATCGTGTCATTCTATCGGCATGCAGTCCATACTTTCGAGCAATGTTCACGGGTGAGCTGGAGGAGTCACGACAAACGGAAGTTACTATACGCGATATAGACGAGAACGCGATGGAATTGCTAATAGATTTCTGCTATACGTCACACATTGTGGTGGAAGAGTCCAATGTGCAGACGCTTTTGCCGGCCGCGTGTCTGCTGCAGCTCGTAGAAATCCAGGATATTTGCTGCGAATTTCTCAAACGACAGTTAGACCCCAGCAATTGTCTTGGAATTCGAGCATTTGCAGACACGCACTCATGCCGAGAGTTGCTACGAATTGCCGACAAGTTTACACAACATAACTTCCAGGAGGTGATGGAGAGCGAGGAGTTCTTATTACTCCCAGTTGGTCAATTGGTAGATATTATATGCAGCGACGAATTAAATGTACGATCCGAGGAGCAAGTGTTTAACGCCGTGATGTCTTGGTTGAAGTATAATGTAGCAGATAGAAGGCAGCACTTGGCCCAG GTCTTACAGCACGTACGACTTCCATTACTGAGTCCGAAATTCTTGGTTGGAACTGTCGGCTCCGATTTACTGGTTCGTTCTGATGAAGCATGCCGCGATTTAGTTGACGAAGCGAAAAATTATCTACTTCTTCCACAAGAACGTCCATTGATGCAAGGACCTCGAACTCGACCACGCAAGCCAACACGTCGTGGTGAGGTTTTATTCGCAGTCGGGGGATGGTGTTCCGGTGATGCAATTGCTTCCGTTGAACGATTTGATCCGCAGACGAACGATTGGAAAATGGTGGCGCCAATGAGTAAGCGACGCTGCGGTGTCGGGGTCGCTGTTCTGAATGATCTCTTATATGCCGTGGGTGGGCATGATGGCCAAAGCTATTTGAACAGTATAGAACGCTACGATCCACAAACAAACCAATGGTCGTGCGACGTGGCACCAACTACCTCATGCCGTACCAGCGTTGGAGTGGCAGTATTAGACGGTTTTCTGTATGCCGTCGGTGGTCAGGATGGTGTTCAGTGCTTGAATCACGTTGAGAGATATGACCCAAAGGAGAACAAATGGTCAAAG GTCGCCCCAATGACTACACGCCGCCTGGGAGTGGCGGTAGCTGTATTGGGCGGATATCTTTACGCTATAGGCGGATCGGATGGCCAATGCCCTCTAAATACTGTAGAACGGTATGATCCCAG GCAAAACAAATGGTGTGCTGTCAATCCAATGTCGACCCGACGAAAACATTTAGGCTGTGCTGTTTTTAACAATTATATTTATGCAGTTGGTGGTCGCGACGACTGCATGGAGCTTTCGTCAGCTGAGCGGTATAACCCGCATACAAATACTTGGAGTCCAATAGTAGCGATGACATCCAGGCGTAGTGGG GTTGGACTAGCTGTAGTGAATGGACAATTGTATGCGGTGGGTGGATTCGATGGTTCGGCATATTTGAAAACAATCGAAGTTTATGATCCTGAAACGAATCAATGGCGCCTATGCGGTTGCATGAACTATAGAAGATTAGGTGGTGGCGTTGGTGTAATGCGAGCTCCCCAGACTGAAAATTATATGTG GATTCGCAAGGATTCAGTTGTTTGA
- the LOC119647569 gene encoding kelch-like protein diablo isoform X2: MNDALLGDRPPSPARLSHTSEKHPKVTLAELNVLRRHRELCDVVLNVGGRKIFAHRVILSACSPYFRAMFTGELEESRQTEVTIRDIDENAMELLIDFCYTSHIVVEESNVQTLLPAACLLQLVEIQDICCEFLKRQLDPSNCLGIRAFADTHSCRELLRIADKFTQHNFQEVMESEEFLLLPVGQLVDIICSDELNVRSEEQVFNAVMSWLKYNVADRRQHLAQVLQHVRLPLLSPKFLVGTVGSDLLVRSDEACRDLVDEAKNYLLLPQERPLMQGPRTRPRKPTRRGEVLFAVGGWCSGDAIASVERFDPQTNDWKMVAPMSKRRCGVGVAVLNDLLYAVGGHDGQSYLNSIERYDPQTNQWSCDVAPTTSCRTSVGVAVLDGFLYAVGGQDGVQCLNHVERYDPKENKWSKVAPMTTRRLGVAVAVLGGYLYAIGGSDGQCPLNTVERYDPRQNKWCAVNPMSTRRKHLGCAVFNNYIYAVGGRDDCMELSSAERYNPHTNTWSPIVAMTSRRSGVGLAVVNGQLYAVGGFDGSAYLKTIEVYDPETNQWRLCGCMNYRRLGGGVGVMRAPQTENYMWIRKDSVV, from the exons ATGAACGATGCATTGCTGGGGGATCGTCCTCCATCGCCGGCACGTCTATCACATACTTCGGAGAAACATCCGAAGGTGACGTTAGCTGAGCTCAATGTTTTACGCCGGCATCGTGAACTATGCGATGTTGTGCTGAACGTTGGAGGACGAAAAATATTTGCACATCGTGTCATTCTATCGGCATGCAGTCCATACTTTCGAGCAATGTTCACGGGTGAGCTGGAGGAGTCACGACAAACGGAAGTTACTATACGCGATATAGACGAGAACGCGATGGAATTGCTAATAGATTTCTGCTATACGTCACACATTGTGGTGGAAGAGTCCAATGTGCAGACGCTTTTGCCGGCCGCGTGTCTGCTGCAGCTCGTAGAAATCCAGGATATTTGCTGCGAATTTCTCAAACGACAGTTAGACCCCAGCAATTGTCTTGGAATTCGAGCATTTGCAGACACGCACTCATGCCGAGAGTTGCTACGAATTGCCGACAAGTTTACACAACATAACTTCCAGGAGGTGATGGAGAGCGAGGAGTTCTTATTACTCCCAGTTGGTCAATTGGTAGATATTATATGCAGCGACGAATTAAATGTACGATCCGAGGAGCAAGTGTTTAACGCCGTGATGTCTTGGTTGAAGTATAATGTAGCAGATAGAAGGCAGCACTTGGCCCAG GTCTTACAGCACGTACGACTTCCATTACTGAGTCCGAAATTCTTGGTTGGAACTGTCGGCTCCGATTTACTGGTTCGTTCTGATGAAGCATGCCGCGATTTAGTTGACGAAGCGAAAAATTATCTACTTCTTCCACAAGAACGTCCATTGATGCAAGGACCTCGAACTCGACCACGCAAGCCAACACGTCGTGGTGAGGTTTTATTCGCAGTCGGGGGATGGTGTTCCGGTGATGCAATTGCTTCCGTTGAACGATTTGATCCGCAGACGAACGATTGGAAAATGGTGGCGCCAATGAGTAAGCGACGCTGCGGTGTCGGGGTCGCTGTTCTGAATGATCTCTTATATGCCGTGGGTGGGCATGATGGCCAAAGCTATTTGAACAGTATAGAACGCTACGATCCACAAACAAACCAATGGTCGTGCGACGTGGCACCAACTACCTCATGCCGTACCAGCGTTGGAGTGGCAGTATTAGACGGTTTTCTGTATGCCGTCGGTGGTCAGGATGGTGTTCAGTGCTTGAATCACGTTGAGAGATATGACCCAAAGGAGAACAAATGGTCAAAG GTCGCCCCAATGACTACACGCCGCCTGGGAGTGGCGGTAGCTGTATTGGGCGGATATCTTTACGCTATAGGCGGATCGGATGGCCAATGCCCTCTAAATACTGTAGAACGGTATGATCCCAG GCAAAACAAATGGTGTGCTGTCAATCCAATGTCGACCCGACGAAAACATTTAGGCTGTGCTGTTTTTAACAATTATATTTATGCAGTTGGTGGTCGCGACGACTGCATGGAGCTTTCGTCAGCTGAGCGGTATAACCCGCATACAAATACTTGGAGTCCAATAGTAGCGATGACATCCAGGCGTAGTGGG GTTGGACTAGCTGTAGTGAATGGACAATTGTATGCGGTGGGTGGATTCGATGGTTCGGCATATTTGAAAACAATCGAAGTTTATGATCCTGAAACGAATCAATGGCGCCTATGCGGTTGCATGAACTATAGAAGATTAGGTGGTGGCGTTGGTGTAATGCGAGCTCCCCAGACTGAAAATTATATGTG GATTCGCAAGGATTCAGTTGTTTGA